Below is a genomic region from Enterobacter hormaechei subsp. xiangfangensis.
TTTATACGCCTTTATCGTGCCTGCGAGAAGCAGGACGTCGCGACAGCAAAACGCTGGACGGCATACCTGCTCGCCTGCCGGGAAACGCGCGAGCTGCGCGATGAAGAACGCAACCGTGGCGCGGCCTTTACGCGCCTGGTTAAAAGCTGGGAACCCGCCTGCCCGCCAGAATGGTTGCCGCTGTTGACGCAGAGCCAGCTCTGCGGCATGGCGTGGCTCGGCGTGCGCTGGGGCATTAGCGCGCGTGAGCTGGCGCTGAGCCTGGGCTACAGCTGGATTGAGAGCGCGGTGATGGCGGGCGTCAAGCTGGTGCCGTTTGGGCAGCAGGCCGCACAACAGCTGATTATCGACCTGAGCGACCATTTTGCCGCCGGGTTTGAACAGGCATTTTTACGTGGCGACGACGCGCTGGGGGCCGCTACGCCGCTGTCCGCCATCGCCTCCGCGCGCCACGAAACCCAATATTCACGACTATTCCGTTCCTGAGGAGTCAATATGGCTGATTACAAACATCCCCTGCGCGTTGGCGTGGGCGGCCCGGTAGGGTCGGGCAAAACTGCCCTGCTGGAAGCGCTCTGCAAGGCGATGCGCGATACCTATCACCTGGCGGTGGTGACTAACGATATCTACACCAAAGAGGATCAGCGCATCCTGACCGAGGCGGGTGCGCTGGAGCCAGAGCGCATCGTGGGCGTGGAAACGGGCGGCTGTCCGCACACCGCCATCCGCGAAGATGCCTCAATGAACCTGGCGGCGGTGGAAGCACTCAGCGAGAAGTTCGGCAATCTGGATCTGATCTTCGTCGAAAGCGGCGGGGATAACCTGAGCGCGACCTTCAGCCCGGAGCTGGCGGACCTCACCATCTACGTCATCGACGTGGCCGAAGGGGAAAAAATCCCGCGCAAGGGCGGGCCGGGGATCACCAAATCCGATTTTCTGGTGATCAATAAAACCGACCTCGCGCCGTACGTGGGGGCGTCGCTGGAGGTAATGGAACGCGACACTAACCGCATGCGCGGCGAGCGTCCGTGGACCTTTACCAACCTGAAAG
It encodes:
- the ureG gene encoding urease accessory protein UreG, with the translated sequence MADYKHPLRVGVGGPVGSGKTALLEALCKAMRDTYHLAVVTNDIYTKEDQRILTEAGALEPERIVGVETGGCPHTAIREDASMNLAAVEALSEKFGNLDLIFVESGGDNLSATFSPELADLTIYVIDVAEGEKIPRKGGPGITKSDFLVINKTDLAPYVGASLEVMERDTNRMRGERPWTFTNLKAGDGLATIIAFLEEKGMLRI
- a CDS encoding urease accessory protein UreF → MEHARQRLRLIQLSSSSLPVGSFTWSQGLEWAVEAGWVTDAEAFRRWQIQQMEQSFFCVDLPLFIRLYRACEKQDVATAKRWTAYLLACRETRELRDEERNRGAAFTRLVKSWEPACPPEWLPLLTQSQLCGMAWLGVRWGISARELALSLGYSWIESAVMAGVKLVPFGQQAAQQLIIDLSDHFAAGFEQAFLRGDDALGAATPLSAIASARHETQYSRLFRS